The Porites lutea chromosome 4, jaPorLute2.1, whole genome shotgun sequence genome contains a region encoding:
- the LOC140936007 gene encoding uncharacterized protein, with translation MEIMKRTTYVEVEVLVLVAATHGIYPDGADHYWPLNEIWYSRVYDHVGYPVQGRWHGTLKGKVEMKWSSPQLGLDLYDKDTWIDLGWRENSCYADVKYCNQTGFTISFWVAFCEANSHQRLFEFGSGDCGLNLILTNESEIVATIKSMELRKIWTIVSGNATIGVREWHLVTLTWNNTGDVYLFLNGTRLENIQKEEINFICADASCSCDWAMKIGGLQSYSSLRFSRVIIWHYALDNKTIQDLSTIMQGLHLSNRGCGGSWIANLQFCYYINANGKQIWAEAKRICDSLLGNLVSIGSQEEYDFLEDAMKKKKVSSCLHIGLQNNTGSSKPSWVDGNVWSFSKLNGSYGEENNNNSCVHRGVDGLWYFGKCNKECGLICKKYRGNVFRNAEFRCRVRRHDHQLVHHRVSIRLVQNELACAIDCLIYGGGCKSYNYKHNYDSVSNGENLCELNSSSQGKHPGSLIRNRGFQYCERVSF, from the exons ATGGAGATCATGAAAAGAACGACATACGTCGAGGTGGAG GTTCTTGTTTTGGTTGCGGCCACCCACGGAATATATCCTGATGGGGCCGATCACTACTGGCCCTTAAATGAGATTTGGTATTCACGTGTCTATGATCACGTGGGATATCCTGTCCAGGGAAGATGGCATGGAACACTCAAAG GAAAGGTTGAAATGAAGTGGTCCTCTCCTCAGCTTGGGCTCGATCTGTACGATAAAGACACATGGATTGATTTAGGCTGGAGAGAAAACTCCTGTTATGCGGACGTGAAATACTGCAACCAAACTGGATTCACAATTTCATTCTGGGTGGCTTTTTGCGAGGCTAACTCACACCAACGTTTATTTGAATTTGGTAGCGGTGATTGTGGGCTTAACCTTATTCTTACAAATGAAAGTGAAATTGTAGCCACAATAAAAAGCATGGAATTAAGAAAAATATGGACCATAGTAAGTGGGAATGCAACCATTGGTGTCAGGGAATGGCATCTTGTGACGCTGACTTGGAACAACACTGGTGACGTTTATCTCTTCTTAAATGGTACAAG GTTGGAGAATATACAAAAAGAGgagattaattttatttgtgCTGATGCAAGTTGCAGTTGCGATTGGGCAATGAAAATAGGCGGCCTTCAATCATATTCTTCCTTGAGGTTTTCTAGAGTGATCATCTGGCATTATGCTTTAGACAACAAAACAATTCAAGATTTATCAACTATAATGCAAG GCCTGCATTTGTCAAACAGAGGATGTGGTGGCTCTTGGATTGCCAATCTCCAATTCTGCTATTATATCAATGCTAACGGGAAGCAAATCTGGGCGGAGGCCAAGAGAATTTGCGACTCATTGCTCGGAAATCTGGTGAGCATCGGAAGCCAAGAAGAGTATGACTTCCTTGAAGAtgcaatgaaaaagaaaaaggtctcCTCATGTCTACACATCGGATTACAAAACAACACTGGGAGCTCTAAGCCTTCTTGGGTAGATGGAAATGTTTGGAGTTTTTCAAAACTGAACGGAAGTTACGGGgaggaaaacaacaataactCATGCGTGCACCGTGGCGTAGATGGTCTGTGGTATTTTGGAAAATGCAACAAGGAATGCGGTCTAATCTGTAAAAAATATAGAG GTAATGTGTTTCGAAATGCCGAGTTCCGCTGCCGAGTGCGAAGGCACGATCACCAACTAGTCCATCATCGGGTGTCAATCAGATTGGTTCAGAATGAACTGGCTTGTGCAATTGACTGTTTAATTTATGGTGGGGGCTGTAAGTCATATAACTATAAACA